From a single Eretmochelys imbricata isolate rEreImb1 chromosome 13, rEreImb1.hap1, whole genome shotgun sequence genomic region:
- the C13H20orf96 gene encoding uncharacterized protein C20orf96 homolog, producing the protein MAAKVLNTLAQNITNKYRATDYSKWQRVEAKQNKPVSHKPALPAITSPSEDKKSEGRSAGYQKDKQSVLFSPSSSLPSKTAPSLNPRFAQQKTSAKETDLTKSLENIKIIKKLTKSKRKSLHELKHHSATLVETNGRLAQDIQQTDASTAKHARDLLQQYEMFGTVISTLQDSSQNQVGVARAELQETEKMVEKNLKKLKHQVDHMNTNVQMLQEELSVLRTYMDKEYPVKAVQIAFMLRNIRNLKEEQQDEMEDIEDLAKTVMQQLEKKVQDEKEQILQAVAKDKGFLYQEGLKQMAVNNRILRNEVQMQKKIIHELLEEITELQKSIMTLRRSVRDPREVIFADVLLRRPKCLPDTEIVLNIPVEEKFFI; encoded by the exons atggctgcaaagGTCCTGAACACCCTGGCCCAAAACATAACTAATAAATACAGGGCAACA GATTACAGCAAGTGGCAGAGGGTAGAAGCAAAACAGAATAAACCTGTGTCACACAAACCAGCTTTGCCAGCTATCACATCACCGAGTGAGGACAAGAAAAGCGAAGGGCGCTCCGCTGGCTACCAGAAAGACAAGCAGTCAG TTCTATTCAGTCCCAGTTCATCCTTGCCTTCGAAGACCGCACCCTCTCTGAAtcccagatttgctcagcagaaAACCTCAGCAAAAGAGACTGATCTAACTAAAAGCTTGGAGAACATCAAAATTATTAAG AAACTGACCAAGTCGAAGAGAAAGTCCCTACATGAGCTGAAGCATCACAGCGCCACCCTGGTAGAGACCAACGGGAGACTGGCCCAGGACATTCAGCAGACGGATGCCAGTACTGCCAAGCATGCCAGAGACCTGCTGCAGCAGTACGAGATGTTTGGG ACAGTCATCTCGACCCTTCAGGACTCCAGTCAGAACCAAGTTGGTGTAGCAAGAGCAGAACTCCAAGAAACAGAAAAAATGGTAGAAAAGAACCTGAAGA AACTGAAACATCAGGTGGATCACATGAACACCAACGTGCAAATGCTCCAGGAAGAACTCAGTGTTTTACGAACATACATGGACAAGGAGTACCCGGTGAAAGCCGTCCAGATAGCCTTTATGCTTCGCAACATCCGAAACCTGAAGGAAGAACAGCAA GACGAAATGGAAGATATAGAAGATCTGGCAAAAACAGTAATGCAGCAACTGGAAAAGAAGGTTCAAGATGAGAAGGAGCAGATATTACAGGCTGTTGCAAAG GACAAGGGGTTTCTCTATCAGGAGGGGTTGAAGCAGATGGCTGTCAACAATCGGATACTCAGGAATGAAGTCCAAATGCAAAAGAAG ATCATTCACGAGCTATTGGAAGAAATCACAGAGCTACAAAAGAGCATTATGACACTTCGCAGGAGCGTGAGAGACCCTCGAGAGGTGATCTTCGCCGACGTCCTGCTGCGGCGGCCCAA